The sequence ATTTATGAATTACTTTGTATATCCCATATAAGTAAGCAGGTCTACAGAAGTGGACACAAGTTATTTAGGAAACAGTACTTGAGGAAAAGTTGTTTTGCCATTGTTATTTCGAACGCTTCGAAGTGTTAAGGATcacaatatttaattattttatattcactaATACTACTAACATTTATGATAATGGTGTGCtatgtcctttttgtttttgtttttttttttcctaactggTACGTTTTAACTCAAGCCTGCCTCATAAACTAAGTAAATGCAATGTAAAAGTCAGTTAGGCATTAACATTCTAAATACCGTTCAATATAAGCATTTCAAACTATCATTAAATCATGAGATTCTTGAGATGTTTTCTACTTCAATTAGGCCAATTTTCAATTATCATTCTATTATTAGCTCATGTCAAAGATGTCTGCATGCATACCACTAGAAAACAATGAAGTATTTACATCCTAAAGcatgacacacacacaattttattcTAGTAGCACTGAGTATatttacaacaaaaaatattGCAAGACTGGTATAactggagtttttaaaaaaacttttcacattaatacataaatgtatattaagCCATCTCTATGTGCTGCATAATCATTTGACATAACTAGTTTAATAGGtcaaatgacatatttttaaaatttactgaaaaataGTTAAATATGTTACtcccataaaataaatacatcccCCAAGCCTAGATTGAAATCGGCTGAACTGCACAAAAATACACTGTTATTTGTAATCCCTCTCTATAGGTCATTTCCATAAAAAAATTTCGGGGATGGAAAACACACTTCTCCGAATAGCTTAATTCTCGCTTCAACAATGAGGGGCGTCTAAGATCACTGAAAGGATTCAGCTACAGAAGGCAATTCATTTCACGTGTTCAGTGTAATAGAAAATCACTGTGTTGCAGCAACAAGCAGTACTTGCACTAGAGTATTATTCATTCCAGGGCGCCCAGTTCACCCACAGTGATAATCGCGGACCGGTGAATCCTGTGTTATGTAAATCACCTTCAGCTCCGTGTGTGAGGGGTGCTTAAGGAAGCAGCTTAGAAAACACAGTCCTGGCGTCCTTGAAACTAAATGACTTCACTTTCCTGAACACTCTAGCTCTAACGAGTTTCCTAGTACACCTTTTCTCAccatccatttttctttctcagagtgCAAATCGTTAGTGAAAAGGCGCTGGTTGCACCAATTAGTTTGCACAAAGTGCTTCGGTGTTTAGCTTCGCTTTAACCCAATTAAGCTGCACAGTGAGCCTCGAAGATGCGCCACCTGCGCGCCTGGCTCCAGCCAGGCCCGGCCGGCGTCCCTCGCAGGCCCGCGTCCTTCCCATTGGACCCACTCAGGGTCCCCCGAACAGCCCCGGGGCCTCCCCGTCCTCGGCTGTCTCACGTCCTTGACAACCAGGGGTGTTCTGCAGGTGGCCCAAGAAGGCAAGGGGCGAGGTCTTGGGGCAAGCATCTCTGGCCTGAACCCAAGGGAGAGAACGCAGGGCGCAGGGGCCCGCGGCGGGGGCTTGGCTGCGACCACACCTGGGCCGGACGTGGGCGGTCCAGGCTGAGGGGTGCGTGGGCAGAGCGTGGTCTGGAGCAGACGTGGAGAGTAAGCCGGGACACCAAGTAAGGTTTTCAAAGAAGCTCACGCACAAATAAAGCGTAGCGATCTTGAGCCCAGAGAGGAAAGTAGGAGGGCACGGGAATGCGGGGCAGCGAGAGAGAGGCTGCGAGCGGACGGCACAGGGCCACCCGCGCCGGGGGAGGGCAGAAGGCAGCGTTTCCCCAGAGACCACTGCACATCCTCGCCGTCGTGGCTGCAGGTTCTCCGGCTCTGATGCGTCTCCCCTCCAACTGCCAAAAGGTAGTAGTGCATTCACCCGCGACGACGGCAAAGTGGGGAGGGGCTTTTTGGGTGTTCCCAGACCCTGCTCCTAAGGGGATGGAAGGTTCTTGGGAAATAGAGTAGATGGGCGCCACACACCCCAATGTATACTATTTTCAGCTAAATTGGAATCTATCACTGTTGGATagggagaaattaaataataggTGGTTTTGTGATGCTGTACCTGTGCAAAAcgaaacacacaaacaaaaatcaacagcTAAAGTAGCAAGTGGGAGCCCTGAAGAAGATCTTGTTAAAAGTGGCTCTGAAAGTGCCTACAAACCTGTTACCGGGAGTTACAGGATTTGACGGGAAATATTCTTAACTGGAAAGACGTGGCATCTAAATTAAAGGTAGACAATTAAAAAATCCACCTAGGTTTAAAAACCACGACAAAACCACTAAGTAGTATTTCTTTAGTTTCCTGTACTTTGAGGACACAACTGGACCaccaactaggaaaaaaaaaattcctcctccTGTTTCCAGGTTCCAAAATTCCGAAATGAAatgattcatttcatttttgtttccaaaatGATGTTTAAATCCAAAAAAACCCCCCAGATAACTGCaagttaattttctttgaaaatgttaacCATTTTCCCTTAATTAAATCACAcgaaatatataaaattagaagTCTACTGCCAGGTCACCACTTAAGGACACTTAAGACAGGAGATATATCCTTAATTATACATCTATAAACAAGCCAGAAACCCCAAACCTTCAATTTTTTGGGATAGTTATCTGTGAGAAAGCATGATCTCTATGATCTCACCTGAATTTTACGTACTAAAATACAGGTCACTATGAAATAACGCTAAAGTACTCTGTCCATCCCAGggacaatttatttttcaaatgtttctatAAGTGCATATATAGCTTTGTGTCCTGCTTGTAACGCTGGGCAAGTCCACCAAAGTGCAAAGACTGCAGCTGGTGGGGCAGAGGGAtataccaaatattttttaaacatcctAACTTAAACGGGAGTAGAACATCTAACGCACTCAGcaataattttcagattcaacaaatgcaaaaaaggaaaaaacataagTAAAAAAAGAGCATACTACCTCCATAACGtttcaaaaaatcattttaacataTAGGAACATCCAGAATGAGAAAATTACACAGGTACTCCTCCATCTAAAGCCAACTTCCATATGCCAGTAGTCTGCATGAAAGAACAAACTTTCAACCTGCATTTAAGAAGACCCCAAGGATTAACAGACGTTAATTATCTTACTCTAAATGCAAGTTAgtgattttgttttagaaaacccCGTCTAGATCACTAATTGATGGATGCCCATTAATACACCTGTATTTGCATTTCAGCGGTAAAAAGACAAGCAGGTTTTCGGCACAGAAGAGAACCGCTTTGCCAAGTCTTTTCAAAACGTCAATATGCTTCAAGTAATACCAAAGCTGAGAGATTCCTCTTGATTTCCAAACTGTCTAGGTGGCCTGGGTGGTTTTCTGCCGGCAGCAGCCTCCTACCTTTAGTTTGTGTGCCTATATCCATGAGGGGGGATTAATTAGCCGGGTTGGAGCTGAAGGAGGCTGTCGTGACGAGCCCAGTGGCGATTGGCCGCCCgcctgcctggccctgcctttATAATTTCCACACGAGTGCATCTGGGCTCTTAGACAAACCAACAGCAGCTTCTTCTgacatatacacacgcacactcacCCCGGACACACTCTCAGCACACTTTTCCTCCATTTGATTAACAGTGCTGCACACACAATGATTACGGGAAAGcgtaaataaatacagaaagggGTGCTTATTTTGCCTACTGGAAGAGCTTTGCTGGGTCTCAGCgcaacttttgttttttattcctgaGAAGGTGATCTCTCCATGCGGTTCTCTCACACAAGGCTTctttaaaagaggaagagaggcaagGAGAGGGGGGAGGACAATCTTTCACTTTAAGAACGGCTGGGCTCAAAgataaaaggaagggaaaagcagcagcagcagcagcagcagcagcagcagcagggaaaCCAACGCTGCAGCACTTCCGAAAGGCATTTTTGATCCATTTCTGAGTGCTGCGGCCCGTTTCTCCACCGAAGTTGGCTCCAGCTCTAGCAGCCGCATTGGATCCCACAGCTTACTGCGAGACTCCGGTGTACAATCCGGATCTCTGCCCCAACATGATTGCGGCCCAGGCCAAGCTGGTCTACCATCTGAATAAATACTACAACGAAAAATGCCAAGCCAGGAAAGCTGCCATTGCCAAAACTATCCGGGAAGTCTGCAAAGTAGTTTCCGACGTACTGAAGGAAGTGGAAGTGCAGGAGCCGCGGTTCATCAGCTCTCTCAACGAGATGGACAATCGCTACGAGGGTCTCGAGGTCATCTCCCCCACCGAATTTGAAGTGGTGCTTTATCTCAACCAAATGGGGGTGTTCAACTTTGTGGACGATGGCTCACTGCCCGGCTGCGCGGTGCTGAAGTTGAGCGACGGGCGCAAGAGGAGCATGTCCCTCTGGGTGGAATTCATTACCGCCTCCGGCTACCTCTCGGCGCGCAAAATCCGGTCCAGGTTTCAGACGCTGGTGGCTCAAGCAGTAGACAAATGTAGCTACCGGGATGTGGTAAAGATGGTGGCAGACACCAGTGAAGTGAAACTGAGAATCCGAGATAGGTACGTGGTGCAGATCACGCCGGCCTTTAAATGCACCGGGATCTGGCCGAGGAGTGCTGCCCACTGGCCACTTCCCCACATCCCCTGGCCGGGACCCAACCGGGTGGCGGAGGTCAAGGCGGAAGGTTTCAATCTCTTGTCCAAGGAGTGCCACTCCCTGGCCGGCAAGCAGAGCTCGGCGGAGAGCGACGCCTGGGTGCTGCAGTTCGCGGAGGCAGAGAACAGACTGCAGATGGGGGGCTGCAGGAAGAAGTGCCTCTCCATCCTCAAAACCTTAAGGGATCGTCACCTTGAACTGCCGGGCCAGCCCTTGAACAATTACCATATGAAGACTCTGGTTTCCTACGAGTGTGAAAAGCATCCCCGAGAGTCGGACTGGGACGAGTCTTGCCTGGGTGATCGGCTGAACGGGATTTTGCTGCAACTTATCTCCTGCCTGCAGTGCCGGCGGTGTCCCCACTACTTTCTACCGAACTTAGATCTGTTTCAAGGCAAACCTCACTCAGCTCTGGAAAACGCTGCCAAACAAACGTGGCGACTGGCAAGAGAGATCCTGACCAACCCGAAAAGTTTGGAAAAACTTTAGAGGATGATTTAATCAAGAGCCGAAATTATTACCCTTCTCAAAGTCCTTATTAAGTGTAAACTTCTGTTCAATTCCTAATATTCCACTCCGCAGTGCAAACAATCTCTtcctttaaaaaggaataataatacaatatttaaacATCATCTCACCCACCCCCACAAGGGGAGAAAAAGTAGGGGAAGCGGATGGAGAAAAACCCAAAGCCACTAGTATTAGAAGACTTCTTTCCACACGATTTCCTATCTCCCTTGAAAAGTACACCGTAACACTCCGTAAACAGCCCAGCTGTAATGCAAGACCGCGACGAACACTCTGCCTAACTATCAAAGGATTATAGCAATCCTGGTGATTTAGGTGCATCTGTCTGTGAGTAAACACGATTTGGATATGACATCTGAAAGAAACTGTAATGTATATTTTGATTTGTAACAAATATTGTGATCTCACATTGTCTTTGAAAGTGTGGATGTTGGTGTTTTGTGATTTGGTGAACAGAACTTAAATTGCCGTTCTGGATACTTCCAGACATTTTCCACTAACAAAGATACCATTTAAAGGTAGATTTCCTCCTGGTACTTTTATCTGTCTTTGAAAGTGTCTgaactttaaaaagtttacattttgtttcaaatattgCTTGTTCTATTTCTAACATTCCATAAATATActtgaaatgttatttaaatatattcaaagaaatttGAATTCAGCTTATATAATAACGCTTGAATATctgaattatatatttgaaaaatgcacTTGAAATACACTGGATAATTACTTTTGTGATTTAGATTTTAATTTGTTGCTGGTTTTTATTTAATTAGATGctaataaatgaagtaaaataaaagttgttgtGTCTCACTTTAAATTGTTTCCTCTCACAAGATGTAATGCTGCATTTTGAAAATCAAACCCACTTGAATATCttaaacattttgagaaatatgctaatgaaatccttaaaaataaaacattggagAAAAGGTCTTTCTGTATAGGTCCATAAGATAACAATCTACTCTCAGTCTCTAACTTACTTGTAAGACAATTCCTCTCTACAACAGACACAACTGAAATCTACCCTTGAAAGCTTGCTCTTCTTGTAGCATTTTtgataatataagaaaaaaagtctatCATGACAGTAGAGATGACTGAGTTAAAAATCTGACTAATTCAGAGGAAATGAACTTAACAAAGTCATAATGAAACTTTGAAAATTGTGTATGAAAACTAATAAAACGATCCTTTCTGACCAGTATATTTTATGTCAAACCTTATTTTATGTAATAAGGGTTCCATTAGCAGAATAAATTCATTAGAAattcagcatttctttttgaCTTCATGGGGCAAGCTAATAAAAggataaacacaaaatttaagctatttttaaaataaaatacagtgcattcaagctcattttaaaa comes from Nomascus leucogenys isolate Asia chromosome 9, Asia_NLE_v1, whole genome shotgun sequence and encodes:
- the MAB21L1 gene encoding putative nucleotidyltransferase MAB21L1, yielding MIAAQAKLVYHLNKYYNEKCQARKAAIAKTIREVCKVVSDVLKEVEVQEPRFISSLNEMDNRYEGLEVISPTEFEVVLYLNQMGVFNFVDDGSLPGCAVLKLSDGRKRSMSLWVEFITASGYLSARKIRSRFQTLVAQAVDKCSYRDVVKMVADTSEVKLRIRDRYVVQITPAFKCTGIWPRSAAHWPLPHIPWPGPNRVAEVKAEGFNLLSKECHSLAGKQSSAESDAWVLQFAEAENRLQMGGCRKKCLSILKTLRDRHLELPGQPLNNYHMKTLVSYECEKHPRESDWDESCLGDRLNGILLQLISCLQCRRCPHYFLPNLDLFQGKPHSALENAAKQTWRLAREILTNPKSLEKL